One genomic window of Panicum hallii strain FIL2 chromosome 6, PHallii_v3.1, whole genome shotgun sequence includes the following:
- the LOC112897234 gene encoding polyphenol oxidase I, chloroplastic-like has product MATPSARASCPLLLLPSPPPACPSMLATKRTQRRRRILSCRAAVRFDRRDVLAGLTGVAAGELGAHPGLAAAEDASVVSCPRGETVTDKLLACQEAGQKPCPPTPAATAAAVDFTPPTSPMRVRQPAHLADAETVKKYRQALAAMRALPDSDPRSFASQAAIHQAYCDGHYRYGGPAAASKDDAPFDVHFSWIFAPWHRMYIYFYERILGGLIGDDAFALPYWNWDAPAGMAMPAIFKDAGSPLYDANRDPAHLGAYVNLDILNAGDTVIPFDPQAVQNNQVVQNNLCTLYVQMMRNKKAQDFLGDKFCAEYPSTVSSGTSGSLESMAHTSVHIWTGDPGSSTVGNDGQEHTGADMGFLGTAGRDPVFYSHHANVDRLWHLWATKLGRSNFDDPEWLDTSFVFYDEKPQLVRVRVRDVLDAAALRYSYDDREPLRWMDARPTPLLPKGTAAAATTRRSLLRGAAPAPAFPLTLTPGQSVEVPSVPMPPRAQKTPAAGGGTQPDTVLVFDHIEFEPGRSGKFDVVINVPPEQAAAAGPRYSEYAGSFATLPRGGNRSGETVVVALVLPLDEVLADIGVGEEDGAVNVVIVPRTQGIKIIRPPRIEIRER; this is encoded by the coding sequence ATGGCGACTCCCAGCGCCAGGGCCAGCtgccctctcctcctcctcccctcgccgCCCCCTGCATGCCCCTCCATGCTCGCCACGAAGCggacccagcgccgccgccgcatcctgTCGTGCAGGGCCGCCGTCCGCTTCGACCGGCGGGACGTGCTCGCCGGTCTGACCGGCGTCGCCGCTGGGGAACTCGGCGCGCACCCGGGCCTCGCGGCCGCCGAGGACGCCTCCGTTGTTTCCTGCCCCAGAGGCGAGACGGTCACGGACAAGCTCCTCGCGTGCCAGGAGGCGGGCCAGAAACCGTGCccgccgacgccggcggcgaccgccgccgccgtcgacttCACGCCACCGACCAGCCCGATGCGCGTGCGGCAGCCGGCGCACCTCGCCGACGCCGAGACCGTGAAGAAGTACAGGCAGGCCCTGGCGGCGATGAGGGCGCTGCCGGACTCCGACCCGCGCAGCTTCGCGAGCCAGGCGGCGATCCACCAGGCCTACTGCGATGGGCACTACCGGTACGGCGGCCCGGCCGCGGCGAGCAAGGACGACGCGCCCTTCGACGTGCACTTCTCGTGGATCTTCGCGCCGTGGCACCGCATGTACATCTACTTCTACGAGCGCATCCTCGGCGGGCTCATCGGCGACGACGCCTTCGCGCTGCCCTACTGGAACTGGGACGCGCCGGCGGGCATGGCGATGCCGGCCATCTTCAAGGACGCGGGCTCGCCGCTGTACGACGCCAACCGCGACCCGGCGCACCTCGGCGCCTACGTCAACCTCGACATCCTCAACGCCGGAGACACCGTCATCCCGTTCGACCCGCAGGCGGTCCAGAACAACCAGGTTGTTCAGAATAACCTCTGCACTCTGTACGTTCAGATGATGCGGAACAAGAAGGCGCAGGATTTCCTGGGCGACAAGTTCTGCGCCGAGTACCCGAGCACGGTGTCGTCAGGCACCTCCGGGTCGCTGGAGAGCATGGCGCACACCAGCGTGCACATCTGGACCGGCGACCCGGGGAGCTCCACGGTGGGGAACGACGGCCAGGAGCACACCGGCGCCGACATGGGCTTCCTCggcacggcggggcgggacCCGGTCTTCTACTCGCACCACGCCAACGTCGACCGCCTCTGGCACCTCTGGGCCACCAAGCTCGGCCGCAGCAACTTCGACGACCCGGAGTGGCTCGACACCAGCTTCGTCTTCTACGACGAGAAGCCGCAGCTTGTCCGCGTCCGGGTCCGCGACGTCCTCGACGCGGCCGCGCTCAGGTACAGCTACGACGACCGGGAGCCGCTGCGGTGGATGGACGCCCGGCCGACACCGTTGCTGCCCAagggcaccgccgccgccgcgaccaccAGGCGATCATTACTacgcggcgcggcgccggcgcccgcctTCCCGCTGACCCTGACGCCGGGCCAGAGCGTGGAGGTGCCGTCCGTGCCCATGCCGCCGCGCGCGCAGAagacgccggcggccggcggcggcacgcAGCCGGACACCGTCCTTGTCTTCGATCACATCGAGTTCGAGCCCGGCAGGAGCGGCAAGTTCGACGTGGTGATCAACGTGCCGCCggagcaggccgccgccgcggggcccCGGTACAGCGAGTACGCCGGGAGCTTCGCCACCCTGCCGCGCGGCGGCAACAGGTCCGGGGagacggtggtggtggcgctCGTCCTCCCGCTGGACGAGGTGCTGGCCGACATCGGGGTCGGCGAGGAGGACGGCGCCGTCAACGTCGTCATCGTGCCGCGGACCCAGGGGATCAAGATCATAAGGCCGCCGAGGATCGAGATCAGGGAGCGCTGA